DNA from Gramella sp. MAR_2010_147:
GGCTTTTCCCGTTTCTTCTTCACAGTGAGCAATATATTTTGAACCTATAATTTTTTCACCAATAAAATCTGAAAAACTTACAGGCTCGTTCAAAATTGGCATTTGATAATGTAAAGATTGTTTCATGGCACTTTGGAGAACGCGTTCAAAACGATTCAATTTTACGACTTTCCGTTCGCTGTGATCGCAAATAACAGGCGTGATCTCATGTACCCCAATTTCCATTGCCTTTTCCAGAAACCACTCAAACCTGTCATTCATTTTTGTAGGGGCTACAATCATGTGAAGATAGTAGGGTGGAGGCGGTTGTTTTTCTACTGAAATAATTTTTGCAAGACATTGTTTTATATCTGCCTTTATAATCTCTGCATCGAATAACAAGCCATTTCCATTGGTGATATGTAAAATATCACCTTCTTTTTTCCGAAGCACCTTTACAATATGCTTGCTTTCGTCCCGCTGAAATATAATTTGCGTATCCTTTTCTTTGATATCAGGATTATAAAATAACTGCATATTAAAACTTATATCTGGATTGTGCGGTTACAGAAAAATCTGCGAAATCTTTTTTAAGATATTTATGATAGCCTACAATTCCAATCATGGCCGCATTGTCTGTAGTATATTCAAATTTTGGGATATGGCATGTCCACCCCCATCTTTTTTCAGCATCTTTCAAGGCTTGTCTAATACCGCTATTAGCTGAAACCCCACCGCCTATGGCAACTCGATTTATTCCGGTCTCTTTAACGGCTTTTTTTAACTTATCCATTAGAATTCCTATGATGGTATATTGAATAGAGGCACATATATCCTTGAGATTTTTTTCTACGAAATCAGGATCATTCCTTGTTTCTCTTTGAACAAAATAAAGAACCGCAGTTTTAAATCCGCTAAAACTAAAATTCAATCCGTCCACTTTAGGTTTTGGGAATTTAAAAGTCTTTGGATTGCCTTCCCGGGCATAGTTATCTATTAAAGGTCCACCGGGGTAAGGAAGACCTAATATTTTTGCGCTTTTATCAAAAGCCTCACCTACAGCGTCATCTATAGTTTCCCCAATTACTTTCATCTCAAAATAATCTGTCACCATGACGATTTGGGTATGACCACCGCTAATGGTCATTGCTAAAAAAGGAAACTGTGGTTTGTCAAAACCATCTTCTTCTATAAAGTGAGCAAGAATATGGGCTTGCATATGATTTACTTCAATAAGCGGAATATTTAATCCCATGGAAAGTGACTTGGCAAAAGAAGTTCCAACCAGAAGAGATCCCATTAATCCGGGGCCCCTGGTAAAGGCGATTGCAGAAACATCTTTTTTATCGATATTTGCCTTTGCCAATGCCTGATGGATCACAGGAACAATGTTTTGCTGGTGTGCCCTGGAGGCCAGTTCAGGAACTACTCCTCCATATTGTTTGTGAACTTCCTGGGTAGCAACAATATTAGACAGTATTTTTCCGTTGCAAAGTACAGCAGCAGCTGTATCGTCACAGGAAGATTCAATAGCAAGAATGTTTATTTTTTGATCTGGCATCAGAAATTATTGGACTTAGAAGTTGTAAATTTGTAGCAAAGTTAAAACATAATAACGTATCAAAAAATTCTTGAAAATACTAACTAAAACGATGGTAGCCCTCGTTTTGTTATTCATTATTTTATTGATAGTATTTTCTATTCCTGCAGTGCAAACATCTGTGGCTAAAAGGCTTACCGATTCCGTTCGTGAAAAAAATGATGTAAACCTTTCTATTGGCCGCGTTTCTCTTGGCTATTTCGGGGATATAAAACTCAATGATATCTATGTGGAAGATCATCATGCCGACACGTTATTAACTGCAAAAGAGATTAGGTCTTCTATACTTAGCTTCACCAATCTTATTAACAATTCTCCAAATTTAGGCGATACGCGTATTGATGGATTAAATATGGAAATGAAGCGATATAAGAATGAGGATAAAGATAACCTTGGAATTCTTATAGAAAAGCTGCGAAAAGAGCCAACTGGAAATTCCACTCACTTTGAACTTCATGCACAAAATGTTCAAATCCTTAATAGCAGGTATAGTTATATAGACGAGAACCTAGATAAACAAGATGTTCTTGTTGTAGATAATCTAAGTATTTATGCGAATGAATTAGAAATAGATGATGAGAATATAGATATTGATATTGGAAGTTTAAAGGGGTATGAACATCGCGGGATTGATATTGATAATCTTTCTACCCAGTTTCATTACGATCCTAATAAAATGAACCTGGTAGGCATGAAGCTTCAAACGCCGGCTTCATTAATAGATGCTGATCTTTATTTTAATTATGATCTTTCAGATTTTTCAGATTTTGAAAATCTCGTGCAGGTAGAAGCAGATTTCAGAGAAAGTATACTATCCAGTAATGATCTTCAGGCTTTTTATGACGGTTTTGGTGATGATCAATTATTGCAATTTGAAACAAAGCTCACCGGAACGCTAAATGATTTCAAACTTGATAATTTTAAATTGAAAGGGCTTGATAGGACTGAGATCTACGGAGACTTCCAGATCAAAGGTTCCTTTTCCAGGCAGCCTGATACTTTTAGTTTAGACGGAAGTTTTTCAGATTTCAATACGAATTATTATGACATGGTTAATTTTCTTCCCGGTGCGCTAAGAGGAAAATTACCTGAGTCCCTTCGGGATTTTGGCAATGTGAATTTAAAAGGGAATACGCTCGTGACCAATTCATCCCTGGATGCAGATGTGATCTTGAGCAGCCAGTTAGGCTCTGCAAATGCCAATTTTATTTTGCGTAATTATAATAGCTCTTCAGCTTCTACATACAAAGGGAAACTTATTTTTAAAGACTTCAATATTGGGAGGCTGTTAGATAATAACCAATTTGGCAAAACCAGTTTTAACCTGGATTTTGACGGAGGTGGATTTGCCCGTGAAGATCTTAACACTCAGCTAAAAGGAGCTATTTCAAGATTTACATATAATAATTATACCTACAAAAACATCAGGGTCATAGGGAATCTACGGAATCCTCTATTTAATGGATATTTCGTTTCTGATGATCCAAATCTTCAAATGGAATTTAATGGTCTTGCTGATGTTTCAGAAGATATTAATGTATATGACTTTGAAGCATCAGTTGAATATGCAGATTTGAACACCCTTAACTTTGTAAACAGGGATAGCATTTCGGTTTTTAAGGGAGATGTGATCATGAATATGAAGGGAACCAATATTGATAATGCTTTTGGTGATATCTTACTTTTAAATACGTCTTATAAAAATCAAAATGATCTCTATTATTTTGATGACCTTAGTGTTTCTTCAAGTTTTGAGGGTCCTGTTCGTACCATTACCATTAATTCTCCAGATGTTATTAATGGAGAGGTTAAGGGGGTTTTCAAGCTTAATGAAGTTGGAGCTCTTGTAGAAAATTCTATTGGTAGTATTTATACCAATTATAAAGCACAAACCATCACGACTAACCAGTATATGGAGTTTGATTTTGATATCTATAATCAGATCGTGGAAGTGTTTTATCCTGAGATTGAGCTTGCTCCCAATACGTTTATTCGTGGCAGGGTAGAGTCTGACGAATCTGAATTTAGATTGACATTTAAATCTCCTAGAATAGATATTTTTAACAATATGGTGGAAGAAATCAATCTGCAAGTTGATAATACCAATCCTATTTATAATACCTTTTTTGAAGCCGATAGTGTCGCTACTGATTTTTATAATTTTTCTGAATTCAGCTTTATTAACGTAACCCAGAGAGATACGCTTTTTATCCGTTCAGAATTTAAAGGAGGCGGGGGGAATGATGATGCATTTAATCTAAATTTATTCCATACCATTAACGAGAATAACAAATCTGTGGTGGGTATTCAACAGTCAGATTTTAAATTTAAAGACAAGATCTGGTTTTTGAATGAAGAGAATAATAGAAGTAATAAAATAGTGTTTGATAATAATTTCAGGGATCTTAAAATAGATTCCCTGGTAATGAGCCATCAAAATGAAGAAATACGCTTAAGTGGAGAGATGCGGGATTCTACCTATAAAAATTTCAAAATGAAATTCTCTAATGTAGATATTGGTAAAATCACTCCTGAAATTGATAGTCTCGACCTCGCCGGAACCTTAAACGGAGATCTGGATCTGCTGCAGGAAAAGGGTGCCTATTATCCAAATACCAATCTTAAAATAGATTCACTTCAGGTAAATGACACTTATATGGGGAATCTTCAAATGGATGTACAGGGGAATACAGATCTTACCAATTACTCGGTATATGCGGTCCTTCAGAAGAAAGGCTTAGAATCCCTCTCGGCAATTGGAGGAATTAACGTAAGTGGTAATGAACCTGCTATAGACCTGGAAGTAAACCTTAACAGGCTAAACATGTCCATTTTTACAGCCCTGGGAGCTGACGTGCTTACAGATATTAGAGGATTTGCTTCTGGAAGGGCATTTGTTACAGGGAACTATAAAAATCCCAATTTCTCCGGAAGTCTGAGACTAAATAAAGCGGGATTAAAGATCCCCTATTTAAATGTAGATATAGATTTTCAGGATGAAACCAGGGTAAATCTAACGAAACAGCAATTTGTATTTGATAATATAGATATTGTAGACACAAAATATAAAACTGCAGGAGTTCTGGATGGAACTATTTCTCACAGAAACTTTTCGGAATGGTTTCTCGATCTTTCGTTAAATTCAGATAGAATGCTGGTGCTGGATACAAAAGCAGATGAAGATGCATTGTATTATGGAACAGCATTTATTGATGGTGAGGCAACTATTAAAGGCCCTACAGATGAATTGGTTATTGATGTAAATGCAGCGACTGAAAGAGGCACGGTGTTTAAGATCCCTCTTAGCGATACCGAATCTGTGGGTGATAATTCTTTTATCAGGTTTTTAAGCCCCGAAGAAAAGGCTGCGAGACTAGCAGGAGAGGAGCTTGAATTGCCAGAGGTGAAGGGAATTGAAATGATCTTTGATCTTGATATCACCAACGACGCTGAAGTTGAAGTGGTAGTAGATAAAACCAGTGGAAGTACTTTGAGGGGAAGAGGTTCAGGAAATCTTTTACTGGAGATCAATACCAACGGAAAGTTTAATATGTGGGGTGACTTCATTGTTTATGAAGGTGTTTACAATTTTAAATATGCCGGTCTTGTTCAAAAAGTTTTTACGGTAGAATCTGGCGGTAGTATAAATTGGGACGGTGATCCTACAGATGCTCAATTAGATGTTAGTGCGGTTTATTCTTTAAACGCCAATCCCGCAGTATTATTAGAAAATCCATCCGTTAACCGTAAGATTCCTGTGGATGTTGTAATAAATCTTCAGGGTAAAATTGAACAACCAGACATTGGTTTCGAAATTGATTTTCCAAGTGCCAGCTCTACGGTGAAATCTGAGTTGCAATATAGAATTGATGATAGGGCAACTACGGAATTACAAGCCCTGTTTCTCGTTACCCAGGGAACTTTTTACAGTGAATTTGGTCTTCGGGGTGCAGCGATTTATGGCACTTTGGCTGAACGTGCTTCCAGTATAGTGAATGATATTTTTGCTAATGATGAAGGAAAATTTCAGGTAGGTGTAAATTACGTTCAGGGAGACCGTACCCCAGACCAGCAAACAGTAGATAGATTTGGTCTTACACTTTCTACTCAAATTTCAGATCGGGTAATTATAAATGGCCAGGTGGGAGTTCCTATTGGTGGAGTTACAGAGTCGGTCATTATTGGCGATCTTGAGATAGAATTCTTATTAAATGAAGATGGAACACTTCGGGCAAAGGTTTTCAACAGGGAAAATAATATACAGTTTATTGGAGAAGAAATAGGGTTCACCCAGGGAGTTGGACTTTCATATAAGGTAGATTTCGATACTTTTAAAGAACTTATAAGAAAGATTGCCAATACAGAAATAGCAGAATTAGATTCAGATCAGGAAAGAAAAGAGTCTGCTAAATCCCTCGCTCCAGATTATATCAATTTCCCTTCAGCAGACGAAAATTGAGATTTTTAATGTTTATTTAATCAGCGTTCTATTCTGTCCTGCTAACTTTGGAGTAAATAAAAAGGACATTAAAATCTAAAATTTAGTTTGTAGATTTAAAATTCAAATAAATTTTTATGGGTAA
Protein-coding regions in this window:
- a CDS encoding translocation/assembly module TamB domain-containing protein codes for the protein MKILTKTMVALVLLFIILLIVFSIPAVQTSVAKRLTDSVREKNDVNLSIGRVSLGYFGDIKLNDIYVEDHHADTLLTAKEIRSSILSFTNLINNSPNLGDTRIDGLNMEMKRYKNEDKDNLGILIEKLRKEPTGNSTHFELHAQNVQILNSRYSYIDENLDKQDVLVVDNLSIYANELEIDDENIDIDIGSLKGYEHRGIDIDNLSTQFHYDPNKMNLVGMKLQTPASLIDADLYFNYDLSDFSDFENLVQVEADFRESILSSNDLQAFYDGFGDDQLLQFETKLTGTLNDFKLDNFKLKGLDRTEIYGDFQIKGSFSRQPDTFSLDGSFSDFNTNYYDMVNFLPGALRGKLPESLRDFGNVNLKGNTLVTNSSLDADVILSSQLGSANANFILRNYNSSSASTYKGKLIFKDFNIGRLLDNNQFGKTSFNLDFDGGGFAREDLNTQLKGAISRFTYNNYTYKNIRVIGNLRNPLFNGYFVSDDPNLQMEFNGLADVSEDINVYDFEASVEYADLNTLNFVNRDSISVFKGDVIMNMKGTNIDNAFGDILLLNTSYKNQNDLYYFDDLSVSSSFEGPVRTITINSPDVINGEVKGVFKLNEVGALVENSIGSIYTNYKAQTITTNQYMEFDFDIYNQIVEVFYPEIELAPNTFIRGRVESDESEFRLTFKSPRIDIFNNMVEEINLQVDNTNPIYNTFFEADSVATDFYNFSEFSFINVTQRDTLFIRSEFKGGGGNDDAFNLNLFHTINENNKSVVGIQQSDFKFKDKIWFLNEENNRSNKIVFDNNFRDLKIDSLVMSHQNEEIRLSGEMRDSTYKNFKMKFSNVDIGKITPEIDSLDLAGTLNGDLDLLQEKGAYYPNTNLKIDSLQVNDTYMGNLQMDVQGNTDLTNYSVYAVLQKKGLESLSAIGGINVSGNEPAIDLEVNLNRLNMSIFTALGADVLTDIRGFASGRAFVTGNYKNPNFSGSLRLNKAGLKIPYLNVDIDFQDETRVNLTKQQFVFDNIDIVDTKYKTAGVLDGTISHRNFSEWFLDLSLNSDRMLVLDTKADEDALYYGTAFIDGEATIKGPTDELVIDVNAATERGTVFKIPLSDTESVGDNSFIRFLSPEEKAARLAGEELELPEVKGIEMIFDLDITNDAEVEVVVDKTSGSTLRGRGSGNLLLEINTNGKFNMWGDFIVYEGVYNFKYAGLVQKVFTVESGGSINWDGDPTDAQLDVSAVYSLNANPAVLLENPSVNRKIPVDVVINLQGKIEQPDIGFEIDFPSASSTVKSELQYRIDDRATTELQALFLVTQGTFYSEFGLRGAAIYGTLAERASSIVNDIFANDEGKFQVGVNYVQGDRTPDQQTVDRFGLTLSTQISDRVIINGQVGVPIGGVTESVIIGDLEIEFLLNEDGTLRAKVFNRENNIQFIGEEIGFTQGVGLSYKVDFDTFKELIRKIANTEIAELDSDQERKESAKSLAPDYINFPSADEN
- a CDS encoding 16S rRNA (uracil(1498)-N(3))-methyltransferase — encoded protein: MQLFYNPDIKEKDTQIIFQRDESKHIVKVLRKKEGDILHITNGNGLLFDAEIIKADIKQCLAKIISVEKQPPPPYYLHMIVAPTKMNDRFEWFLEKAMEIGVHEITPVICDHSERKVVKLNRFERVLQSAMKQSLHYQMPILNEPVSFSDFIGEKIIGSKYIAHCEEETGKAYLQSKVKPEENINILIGPEGDFSKKEILAALKNNWVAISLGDSRLRTETAAIVACHTVAITNQKL
- the tsaD gene encoding tRNA (adenosine(37)-N6)-threonylcarbamoyltransferase complex transferase subunit TsaD codes for the protein MPDQKINILAIESSCDDTAAAVLCNGKILSNIVATQEVHKQYGGVVPELASRAHQQNIVPVIHQALAKANIDKKDVSAIAFTRGPGLMGSLLVGTSFAKSLSMGLNIPLIEVNHMQAHILAHFIEEDGFDKPQFPFLAMTISGGHTQIVMVTDYFEMKVIGETIDDAVGEAFDKSAKILGLPYPGGPLIDNYAREGNPKTFKFPKPKVDGLNFSFSGFKTAVLYFVQRETRNDPDFVEKNLKDICASIQYTIIGILMDKLKKAVKETGINRVAIGGGVSANSGIRQALKDAEKRWGWTCHIPKFEYTTDNAAMIGIVGYHKYLKKDFADFSVTAQSRYKF